The Candidatus Liberimonas magnetica genome includes a window with the following:
- a CDS encoding secondary thiamine-phosphate synthase enzyme YjbQ, with protein MHELTLKTFDRTQFIDITSKVREILKKSGVTNGLCHIFVPHTTAAITINENADPDVVSDIIQTLDNIIPQNSSYAHREGNSDAHIKAGLLGFSLNVFVKEKQLVLGTWQGIFFTEFDGPRTRKVLIEIV; from the coding sequence ATGCATGAACTAACGTTAAAAACTTTTGATAGGACCCAGTTCATAGATATTACCTCAAAAGTCAGGGAAATACTCAAAAAAAGCGGTGTTACTAACGGGCTATGCCACATTTTTGTCCCGCATACAACAGCTGCAATAACCATAAACGAGAATGCAGACCCTGACGTGGTAAGCGATATAATACAAACTCTTGATAATATTATACCGCAAAACAGCAGCTATGCTCACAGGGAAGGGAACTCCGACGCTCATATCAAAGCCGGCTTGTTGGGGTTTTCTCTGAACGTATTCGTTAAAGAAAAACAGCTTGTTTTAGGGACCTGGCAGGGTATATTTTTTACGGAATTTGACGGGCCAAGGACAAGAAAGGTATTGATAGAGATTGTTTAA
- a CDS encoding chemotaxis protein CheD — protein MEKILIEVADFKVANSGTILETLSLGSCVGIVLYDQVSKVGGMAHIMLPDSTLSKIQASPMKFADTSLRLMLSKMLELGADKNRVIAKIAGGASMFESATEEKVMNIGDRNVEAVKKVLKELNIRLLAEDTGENYGRTIEFNLATGRMLVKAAQRETKEY, from the coding sequence ATGGAAAAAATACTCATAGAAGTAGCTGATTTTAAGGTGGCAAATAGCGGCACTATCCTTGAGACTTTAAGTTTGGGTTCTTGTGTGGGGATAGTTTTATATGACCAGGTTTCAAAGGTAGGAGGGATGGCTCACATCATGCTGCCCGACAGTACATTATCAAAGATCCAGGCCAGCCCGATGAAGTTTGCTGATACCTCGCTGCGCTTGATGCTGAGCAAAATGCTAGAATTAGGGGCCGATAAAAACAGGGTCATTGCTAAAATTGCCGGCGGTGCAAGTATGTTCGAGTCGGCAACTGAAGAGAAAGTTATGAATATAGGCGACAGGAATGTAGAAGCTGTTAAAAAGGTTCTTAAGGAATTGAATATCCGGTTACTGGCAGAAGATACGGGTGAAAATTACGGAAGGACGATTGAATTTAATCTTGCGACAGGCAGGATGTTAGTTAAAGCCGCACAGCGTGAAACAAAGGAATACTAG
- a CDS encoding chemotaxis protein CheC, with protein sequence MDKFNKLQMDILREIINTGTGHAATALSALIDKKIIMVVPEVKLVRLEKVPEYLGGAQLPVVGLLFKMSNDISGSILLFFTQENSDLLSKLLTADLYSDKDLNKSAIMELGNIAVNSYLNAIAEMMDFKILISVPYYAKDLLGAVIDFLLIEIAEVSEYALLMETFLESPDVKLKGNLIIFPDNKSLDKMFDKVGVGKE encoded by the coding sequence ATGGATAAATTTAACAAATTACAAATGGATATACTAAGGGAGATTATAAACACAGGGACGGGGCATGCAGCTACGGCCTTATCGGCACTTATAGATAAAAAAATAATAATGGTCGTCCCAGAAGTGAAACTGGTGCGGCTTGAAAAAGTGCCGGAGTATCTGGGAGGCGCCCAATTGCCGGTAGTCGGGCTGCTCTTTAAGATGTCCAATGATATATCCGGCAGTATACTCCTGTTTTTCACTCAGGAAAATTCGGACCTGTTATCAAAATTATTAACCGCGGATTTATACTCTGACAAAGACTTAAACAAGTCTGCAATAATGGAGTTGGGCAACATAGCGGTAAATTCATACTTAAATGCCATAGCGGAGATGATGGATTTTAAGATACTCATCTCTGTCCCCTATTATGCAAAAGACCTGCTCGGAGCGGTCATTGATTTTCTTTTAATTGAAATTGCGGAAGTTTCAGAGTATGCCCTCTTGATGGAAACATTCCTTGAGTCGCCGGACGTGAAACTTAAAGGTAATCTGATAATATTCCCGGATAATAAATCGTTAGACAAAATGTTTGACAAAGTCGGGGTTGGAAAAGAATAG
- a CDS encoding chemotaxis protein CheC yields MKKLTDLQVDTLKEVCGIGIGNAATAVSQMLKRKINMSLPKLQLVPINETAKVIGDTQTLVVGIYCKMLGDMAGGVLMTFSCESANNLVHILLNKKTDNLNRPLDELEVSALKEMGNIIAGAFVNALVKMINKDVLISVPKYAFDMMGAVIDLILIELAEVADSAVVLEIVFDDNEKEIKGNFFILPDPGSLKLLLDTVDIYGGAGSNG; encoded by the coding sequence ATGAAAAAACTTACTGACCTGCAGGTCGACACATTAAAAGAAGTCTGCGGGATCGGCATAGGCAATGCCGCAACCGCCGTTTCGCAGATGTTAAAAAGAAAAATCAATATGAGCCTGCCGAAGCTCCAGCTTGTACCCATAAACGAAACGGCAAAAGTTATCGGCGACACGCAGACACTCGTAGTTGGGATTTACTGTAAGATGCTCGGAGATATGGCAGGAGGGGTCCTTATGACTTTCTCCTGTGAAAGTGCGAATAATCTTGTGCATATCCTTTTAAATAAAAAAACTGACAATCTAAACCGCCCGCTGGACGAATTGGAGGTATCGGCACTGAAGGAAATGGGGAATATCATAGCCGGCGCCTTCGTGAACGCACTTGTAAAAATGATAAATAAGGATGTTCTTATATCAGTGCCAAAATACGCGTTTGATATGATGGGTGCGGTAATTGATCTAATACTGATCGAATTAGCTGAAGTAGCTGACAGCGCAGTAGTCCTTGAGATAGTCTTTGATGATAATGAAAAAGAGATAAAAGGAAATTTCTTTATTTTACCCGACCCGGGATCGCTTAAGTTATTGCTGGATACCGTGGATATTTATGGAGGAGCGGGTTCAAATGGATAA
- a CDS encoding rod shape-determining protein, with protein MNNNEEFFILDIGTRLVRGAVCERQAPGSDTAGPTLRIIDSEILEHETRAMRSGQIHDIEKVAAIVKRIKFHLENREHGQKRTLAKVSVAVAGRNLITSNGTARQERPPHKLITPEEVNNLRFEAVRSALEKFDTETEYTSAGYSVLDEKLDGESIKSLTDHRGSSIETSIMVTLLPRQVLEAMFAVMEKAGLEIEYLTLEPIAALECSVAENLHSLNIILIDIGAGTSDIAIVHQGKISAYGMVPVAGDMITEAICSEYLVDFNEGERIKRTEKDCINIRYKDIFNREDEKPLAEIFNKIRPAVINLSQRINEDVRKYAKAASDFAVVLVGGGSQTPFIEEELSKALGLPLSRIGSRPAYLNKKAVDTTGKFSGVNATVTVGIGLLRIKQQGLSLIHLTLNEERVTVVTSEKKPDILSALLSRGIPMKKIYGLPGAAKTITINGKMFTIKGELPTPAVLKLNGTEASLDIQVKDGDKIIFYPAKDGKEKAKKISEVIEDSWKNEKKIVFNGREICVPYKVIVNGKETGPEIEVEDRAAVELKEAETVCDLLTGLGFDLRSVEKNTILLDIDGEDREFDKASCALKVNGEERQLAEEIKLHGCNEIDFYKNELSWKVKDVVSGIPPSGRDLNVVINGERYSFPGAKGRLLLNGKNAAMETEIKSGDIIRNCCGKDAEAILVDVFRYISVNPREQLGKRMRILINEQEANFSSPLFNDAKVKVLFE; from the coding sequence ATGAATAATAACGAAGAGTTTTTTATACTTGATATAGGGACCCGTTTAGTAAGAGGAGCGGTATGTGAACGCCAGGCCCCTGGTTCTGATACAGCCGGGCCTACACTCCGTATAATCGATTCCGAGATCCTTGAACATGAGACCCGGGCAATGCGTTCCGGCCAGATACACGATATTGAAAAAGTCGCAGCTATAGTAAAAAGGATCAAATTTCACCTGGAAAACAGGGAACACGGCCAGAAAAGAACCCTGGCAAAAGTTTCAGTCGCAGTTGCAGGCAGGAATTTGATAACCTCTAACGGCACAGCAAGGCAAGAAAGGCCTCCCCATAAGCTTATCACTCCTGAGGAAGTCAATAACCTGCGGTTTGAGGCGGTCCGCTCAGCTCTTGAAAAATTCGACACGGAAACTGAATACACCAGCGCCGGCTATTCGGTGCTGGATGAAAAATTGGACGGGGAATCGATAAAATCCCTTACTGACCACCGCGGTTCGTCTATAGAAACAAGTATTATGGTAACGCTTCTTCCCCGGCAGGTGCTTGAAGCGATGTTTGCCGTCATGGAGAAGGCAGGCCTTGAGATAGAATATCTTACGTTAGAACCGATAGCCGCTCTTGAATGCAGTGTTGCGGAAAATCTGCATAGTTTAAATATAATTTTAATCGACATAGGCGCCGGGACTTCAGATATCGCCATAGTCCATCAGGGAAAGATCTCGGCTTACGGCATGGTACCTGTTGCCGGGGACATGATAACTGAAGCTATCTGTTCGGAATATCTAGTTGATTTCAATGAAGGAGAAAGAATAAAAAGGACAGAGAAAGACTGCATAAATATCAGGTACAAAGATATTTTTAACCGCGAAGACGAGAAACCGCTGGCAGAAATATTCAATAAAATAAGGCCTGCAGTAATAAATTTATCTCAAAGGATAAATGAAGATGTCCGGAAATATGCAAAAGCGGCCTCTGACTTTGCAGTTGTCCTGGTAGGGGGAGGCAGCCAGACCCCGTTTATTGAAGAAGAACTTTCAAAAGCGCTTGGCCTGCCCCTTTCCCGTATCGGCTCAAGGCCCGCTTATTTAAATAAAAAAGCTGTAGATACTACCGGCAAATTCAGTGGTGTGAATGCCACTGTAACCGTAGGCATTGGCTTGCTGCGCATAAAACAGCAGGGGCTTTCTCTGATACATTTAACCTTAAATGAAGAAAGAGTGACGGTTGTAACTTCCGAGAAAAAACCTGATATCCTTTCAGCTCTTCTTTCAAGAGGGATCCCGATGAAGAAAATATACGGCCTTCCGGGTGCGGCTAAAACGATTACCATAAACGGAAAAATGTTTACGATCAAGGGCGAACTGCCAACTCCTGCGGTTTTGAAGCTGAACGGAACGGAAGCATCCCTGGATATACAGGTCAAGGACGGGGACAAGATCATTTTTTATCCCGCAAAAGACGGGAAAGAAAAGGCAAAAAAAATATCGGAAGTTATAGAGGATTCCTGGAAAAACGAAAAGAAAATAGTATTTAACGGCAGGGAAATATGCGTCCCGTATAAAGTAATCGTTAACGGGAAAGAAACCGGCCCTGAAATAGAGGTTGAAGACAGGGCGGCTGTGGAATTAAAGGAAGCAGAGACCGTTTGTGATCTATTAACAGGGCTCGGCTTTGACCTAAGATCTGTTGAAAAAAACACTATTTTGCTTGATATAGACGGCGAAGACAGGGAGTTCGATAAAGCCAGCTGTGCGCTCAAGGTTAACGGGGAAGAAAGGCAATTAGCGGAAGAAATAAAATTACACGGATGCAATGAGATCGATTTTTATAAAAATGAGCTGTCCTGGAAGGTCAAAGATGTTGTGAGCGGTATCCCGCCGTCAGGCAGGGACCTGAACGTGGTAATAAACGGCGAAAGGTATTCATTCCCCGGGGCAAAGGGCAGGCTGTTGCTTAACGGCAAAAATGCTGCTATGGAAACGGAAATAAAGAGCGGAGATATCATCCGGAATTGCTGCGGTAAAGATGCCGAAGCGATACTAGTAGATGTTTTCCGTTATATTTCGGTCAATCCCCGGGAACAATTAGGTAAACGAATGCGTATTTTGATCAATGAGCAGGAGGCAAATTTTTCTTCTCCGCTGTTTAATGATGCCAAGGTCAAGGTATTGTTTGAGTGA
- a CDS encoding response regulator: MDKILIVDDDESVLELLKESIKLIGYDVTALGSATEAVGKMKSEEGGFPVILTDIMMPGINGLELLHRIKKEYPETIVIMLTAYTTLESAVKSLNEGAFAYLTKPINYDELKNALQNAFEKHHQLQEKKKLIEELSKAKEYSDTLVHHLVHTVIATDSNGYIKKVNLAMEKLLGYTEEEIIGLPIQFIFGKEFQETTLEQMIKKGSVKDFPVTFVNKDKQELKLLFTGTVMKNKAGYLVGFIGTAKNHE, translated from the coding sequence ATGGATAAAATCCTTATTGTTGATGATGATGAAAGCGTGCTTGAACTGCTGAAAGAATCGATTAAACTCATAGGGTATGATGTTACAGCCCTGGGTTCTGCTACGGAAGCGGTGGGGAAAATGAAATCCGAAGAAGGCGGTTTTCCTGTTATTTTAACGGACATAATGATGCCCGGCATAAACGGGCTTGAATTGCTGCACAGAATAAAAAAAGAATACCCCGAGACAATAGTAATTATGCTGACAGCCTATACTACTCTGGAATCAGCGGTAAAATCGCTTAATGAGGGAGCCTTTGCCTACCTCACCAAACCTATAAATTACGATGAACTTAAAAATGCTCTTCAAAATGCTTTTGAAAAACACCATCAGTTACAGGAAAAGAAAAAATTGATCGAAGAATTGAGTAAAGCAAAGGAATACAGCGATACCCTTGTTCATCATCTGGTGCATACTGTTATCGCGACCGATTCGAACGGGTATATAAAAAAAGTCAACCTGGCTATGGAAAAACTGCTGGGGTATACAGAAGAAGAGATAATCGGGCTGCCTATACAGTTCATCTTTGGCAAAGAATTTCAGGAGACTACCTTGGAACAGATGATAAAAAAAGGTTCTGTCAAGGATTTTCCCGTAACCTTTGTCAATAAAGACAAGCAAGAACTAAAATTATTATTTACCGGCACTGTTATGAAAAATAAAGCCGGGTATCTCGTAGGTTTTATCGGTACAGCTAAAAATCATGAATAA
- a CDS encoding response regulator translates to MDKLLIVDDDESILELLSESAKFLGYDAVPVGSATEAVGKMKSEAGGFPVILTDMMMPGINGLELLRRIKKEYPDTLVIMLTANVSKEMATRSLNEGAFAFLIKPVNEDEFKSTLHNAFEKHHQLQENKNS, encoded by the coding sequence ATGGATAAATTACTTATTGTTGATGATGATGAAAGCATACTCGAACTCCTGAGCGAATCGGCCAAATTCCTGGGCTATGATGCTGTCCCTGTAGGGTCAGCTACGGAAGCGGTAGGAAAAATGAAATCCGAAGCAGGCGGTTTTCCTGTTATTTTAACGGATATGATGATGCCCGGTATAAACGGGCTTGAATTGCTGCGCAGGATAAAAAAAGAATACCCTGACACCTTAGTAATCATGCTTACGGCAAACGTTTCCAAGGAAATGGCGACAAGATCGCTCAATGAAGGAGCTTTCGCGTTCCTAATCAAACCGGTAAATGAGGACGAATTTAAAAGTACCCTTCATAATGCTTTTGAAAAACATCATCAGCTGCAGGAAAATAAAAATAGTTAG
- a CDS encoding chemotaxis protein CheA: protein MPDDMDLSQFKDMFVSEAKENLSRLNASLLELEKNFNDKDLLNEIFRVAHTLKGMSATMGYEEVAALTHEMENVLDVLRKGDVKTTENIVEILFNCFDTLELLVEKIINDDKKHYEIRPILDKLKSALEAKIEPEIKPAAPEQTKEEVPQTAPSPSGGTAVAEKEQAIKLRTESVRIKVEHLDKLMNLVGELVINKLRLTQIANQHKISELSSTVAQFDRISVDLQEQVLKTRMVPVKHIFERYPRMVRDLSKLLKKEIEFQVIGSEIEIDRTLLEEINEPLVHLLRNSVDHGIESMEERTKAGKSLSGLVKLIARREKGFCIIEVNDDGKGMDVLEIRQKAVEKEIISREHADNLTENETFMLICHPSFSTAKEVTNISGRGVGMDVVKNLVESFNGKLEIRSKKGVGSTFTMYLPLTLAIIQALLVIVSGEKYAIPLNNITEISIIDPAYIKTIENKEVLLLRDEVIPLIRLRKLFSMPDSDNIIKDSYAVIVEIRETKIGLVVDSLFRQQEIVIKTLSGILKNAKNFSGATVLGDGSVILIFDVASVM from the coding sequence ATGCCGGACGATATGGACCTAAGCCAGTTCAAAGATATGTTCGTTTCTGAAGCAAAAGAAAACCTTTCGCGGCTTAATGCTTCTCTTTTGGAACTGGAAAAGAATTTTAACGATAAAGACCTGTTGAATGAGATTTTCCGCGTCGCTCACACGCTTAAAGGCATGTCCGCGACTATGGGGTATGAAGAAGTTGCTGCGCTTACCCACGAGATGGAAAATGTGCTGGATGTGCTGCGCAAAGGCGATGTCAAGACAACGGAAAACATAGTGGAGATCCTTTTTAATTGTTTTGACACCCTGGAATTGCTTGTTGAAAAAATAATCAATGATGACAAAAAACACTATGAGATCAGACCCATACTAGATAAGCTTAAATCAGCGCTTGAAGCCAAGATAGAACCTGAAATAAAACCTGCTGCTCCGGAACAAACCAAAGAAGAAGTGCCTCAAACAGCGCCTTCTCCTTCAGGGGGCACGGCCGTTGCGGAAAAAGAACAGGCAATAAAGCTTAGAACAGAAAGTGTGCGGATAAAAGTAGAGCATCTGGATAAACTGATGAACCTTGTAGGAGAGCTCGTAATAAATAAATTGAGGCTGACCCAGATCGCAAACCAACACAAAATATCCGAATTATCCTCGACCGTAGCGCAGTTTGACAGGATAAGCGTGGATTTACAGGAACAAGTCCTGAAAACCAGGATGGTCCCTGTAAAGCATATTTTTGAAAGATACCCGCGCATGGTCCGTGACCTGTCAAAACTTCTGAAAAAAGAAATAGAGTTTCAGGTCATAGGTTCAGAAATAGAGATCGACAGGACGCTTTTAGAAGAGATAAATGAGCCGTTGGTGCATCTTTTGCGCAACTCCGTTGACCATGGGATAGAGTCTATGGAAGAAAGGACTAAAGCGGGGAAGTCACTTTCGGGCCTGGTCAAACTTATAGCGCGCCGGGAAAAAGGGTTTTGCATAATTGAAGTCAATGACGACGGTAAAGGCATGGATGTGCTGGAAATACGCCAAAAAGCAGTTGAGAAAGAAATAATTTCCCGGGAACATGCAGATAACTTGACTGAGAACGAAACATTTATGCTGATCTGCCACCCGTCGTTCTCTACCGCTAAAGAAGTAACCAATATATCCGGCCGCGGCGTGGGTATGGACGTCGTAAAAAATCTTGTAGAATCATTTAATGGGAAACTTGAAATCAGGTCAAAAAAAGGTGTGGGCTCCACTTTCACCATGTACCTTCCTTTGACTTTGGCTATAATCCAGGCATTGCTGGTCATTGTGTCCGGAGAAAAATATGCCATACCCCTGAACAATATAACCGAAATATCCATTATTGATCCGGCCTATATTAAAACTATAGAAAATAAAGAAGTCCTGCTTTTGCGCGATGAGGTCATACCTTTAATAAGGTTAAGAAAGTTGTTCTCTATGCCAGATTCTGATAATATTATCAAAGATAGCTATGCGGTTATAGTTGAGATAAGGGAAACAAAGATCGGCTTGGTGGTAGATTCGCTCTTCAGGCAGCAGGAAATAGTGATAAAGACACTTTCCGGTATCCTTAAAAACGCAAAAAACTTCAGCGGGGCAACTGTTTTAGGTGACGGAAGTGTTATTTTAATTTTTGATGTTGCATCGGTAATGTGA
- the cheB gene encoding chemotaxis-specific protein-glutamate methyltransferase CheB has product MIKVLIIDDSPFMRKVVREMLSSDKEIEVIGDSSGPDALDKIKQLKPDVVSLDILMPGTDGRWILEEINKQCPTAVIIFSCLTSKDAEITADIFMMGAVDVLQKPSRTKDIYQVKQELIKKIKASASVDINKLLESISSFKRKNLLDKPAVLPVTKVVAIGSSIGGPPALTELLHTFPKDLNVGILVAQHMPENFTKAFALHLQQTTPFAVKVAEDGDLVRSGRVLVSHYDRTLTVHKTKRGLIVEMVEIDSRSKPSIAAMFKSVAEACQKGSVGVLLSGKSFDAADGLKAIRKNGGKTFVQDKSTSLVWGMQQDAVEAGVVDKVVPINKMSEEIVKALS; this is encoded by the coding sequence ATGATAAAAGTCTTAATAATTGATGATTCACCGTTCATGCGTAAAGTTGTCAGAGAAATGCTTTCGTCTGATAAGGAAATTGAAGTTATAGGCGACTCCTCCGGCCCGGATGCTTTAGACAAAATAAAGCAGCTCAAACCCGATGTGGTTTCTTTGGATATCCTGATGCCGGGTACGGATGGACGATGGATCTTGGAAGAGATCAATAAACAGTGCCCTACAGCTGTTATAATTTTTAGTTGTCTTACTTCAAAAGATGCGGAAATTACTGCGGATATATTCATGATGGGAGCAGTTGATGTTCTCCAAAAACCGTCCCGGACCAAGGACATCTATCAGGTTAAGCAGGAACTTATAAAAAAGATAAAAGCTTCTGCTTCTGTTGATATAAATAAACTGTTAGAGTCCATTAGTTCCTTCAAAAGAAAGAATTTATTAGATAAGCCCGCTGTTTTACCGGTGACTAAAGTTGTCGCGATAGGTTCGTCTATCGGCGGCCCGCCGGCATTGACGGAATTACTGCATACGTTTCCGAAAGACCTGAATGTAGGTATTCTTGTTGCCCAGCACATGCCTGAAAATTTTACAAAAGCTTTCGCTTTACACCTTCAACAAACAACGCCTTTTGCCGTAAAAGTCGCAGAGGACGGCGATCTAGTGAGGTCCGGGCGGGTTCTGGTATCCCATTATGATAGAACATTGACCGTTCACAAGACTAAACGTGGGCTGATAGTAGAAATGGTTGAAATTGATTCCAGGTCAAAACCGTCTATCGCTGCCATGTTCAAATCAGTTGCTGAGGCCTGTCAGAAAGGTTCTGTGGGGGTGCTGCTTTCCGGCAAGTCTTTTGACGCAGCAGACGGCTTAAAGGCGATCAGGAAAAACGGCGGTAAGACCTTTGTCCAGGATAAGAGTACGTCTCTGGTCTGGGGCATGCAGCAAGATGCCGTTGAAGCGGGCGTTGTCGATAAAGTAGTACCGATAAATAAAATGTCGGAAGAAATAGTTAAAGCGTTAAGCTGA
- a CDS encoding response regulator: MAKILVVDDSKFMRLTLKNMLEKGGGHTVIGEAGSDVEAVIQYQKLQPELVTMDIIMPLESGLSAVKEIMKADPKARIIMVSAMGQEKIMEESQQLGAKGFVEKPVTQQALLDAINKAML, translated from the coding sequence ATGGCAAAAATATTAGTCGTTGACGATTCAAAGTTCATGCGGCTGACTCTTAAGAACATGCTAGAAAAAGGGGGGGGGCATACGGTCATAGGCGAAGCTGGAAGTGACGTGGAAGCGGTAATTCAGTATCAAAAGCTTCAGCCGGAACTTGTTACGATGGATATAATTATGCCGCTCGAATCAGGGTTGTCTGCCGTGAAGGAAATTATGAAAGCCGATCCGAAAGCAAGAATAATAATGGTATCCGCCATGGGCCAGGAAAAAATCATGGAAGAGTCCCAGCAATTAGGGGCGAAAGGTTTTGTGGAAAAGCCGGTAACACAGCAGGCTTTACTTGATGCGATTAATAAAGCAATGTTATGA